In the Deltaproteobacteria bacterium genome, CCGGATCTCGGAAATCGAGCTGTCGAACTGGGGCGAGATCTTCCTGAACCCCGACATCGAACGCATCATCGAATACGCGTACCGCCGGAACGTCGCGCTGTCGGCGTGGAACGGTGCCAACCTGAATCACGTACGGGATTCCGTCCTCGAGGCGATGGTCCGATGCAAGTTCCGCGTCGTCACGTGCTCGATCGACGGCGCCACGAGGGAGACGTACGAGATCTACCGGCGCAAGGGCGACCTCGCGCGCGTGCTCGACAACATCCGGAAGCTCAATGCGTACAAGACGCGGTGGCGGTCGCGGTATCCCAAGCTCCTCTGGCAGATGATCGTCTTCGGGCACAACCAGCACGAGATCGCGGCCGCGCGGTCGCTTGCGCGGGAGCTCGACATGACCTTCGTCCTGAAGACCAACTGGGACCCCGACTATTCCTCCGTGCCCCAGCGGTCGTCGCCTGCGGTGACGGCCGCCGGAGGCTCCCCGGAACGTCAACCGGCAGCGGACCCCGCGGTGTCACCGGAGCGAGACGAAGCCCAGTCCGACGGCATCTGCTACCAGCTCTGGAACGAGCCCCAGATCAACTTCGACGGCGCGCTGCTCGGATGCTGCGTCAACACGTGGGGCAC is a window encoding:
- a CDS encoding radical SAM protein; protein product: MPAAHYEGHRGCEDEGPADSMRRDRVSWLTAQGGHRIRLEAATICQLACPSCPTTQGVVKAQIGAGFLRFEQFRRIVDDNPRISEIELSNWGEIFLNPDIERIIEYAYRRNVALSAWNGANLNHVRDSVLEAMVRCKFRVVTCSIDGATRETYEIYRRKGDLARVLDNIRKLNAYKTRWRSRYPKLLWQMIVFGHNQHEIAAARSLARELDMTFVLKTNWDPDYSSVPQRSSPAVTAAGGSPERQPAADPAVSPERDEAQSDGICYQLWNEPQINFDGALLGCCVNTWGTFGDNAFEVGLERALASPGLRYAKEMLLGKAPPKAGIPCTTCAVYATRSRAQRWLPPEPRGGLTRVLQRHGLGRWVVWIDNRLGRYLSPLVRSLHVT